In Allocoprobacillus halotolerans, a genomic segment contains:
- a CDS encoding PTS sugar transporter subunit IIA: MPIEEVKDEVFASKAMGDGFAVVPTVGEVVSPVDGEIILIAQTSHAVGLKTKKGIEVLVHIGLDTVELNGKGFTVKIKQGMKVKAGDPLVSFDSEYMKNLGIDMTTMVVFTSPLNKSIALNCYGEMVQAGQTLIEEIELG; the protein is encoded by the coding sequence ATACCTATTGAAGAAGTCAAAGATGAAGTATTTGCTTCAAAAGCAATGGGTGATGGATTTGCAGTTGTACCAACAGTAGGAGAAGTCGTATCACCTGTTGATGGGGAAATTATTCTTATTGCGCAAACAAGTCATGCTGTGGGATTAAAAACAAAAAAAGGTATTGAAGTTTTAGTGCATATTGGACTAGACACAGTAGAATTAAATGGTAAAGGCTTTACAGTAAAAATAAAACAAGGAATGAAAGTTAAAGCAGGAGATCCATTGGTATCATTTGATAGTGAGTATATGAAAAATTTAGGAATTGATATGACAACTATGGTTGTATTCACATCACCTCTTAATAAATCTATAGCATTAAATTGTTATGGAGAAATGGTTCAAGCTGGTCAAACTTTAATAGAAGAAATTGAACTTGGATAA
- a CDS encoding PTS glucose transporter subunit IIA: MSQKLNFNQMATQIIENLGGKDNLSNVNHCATRLRVVVNDSSLVKEGALKKINGVLGVEFRDEQVQVIVGAIIEDLFLAVEKQVGTTSQSGETKKDKNIVSIFANFLQLMAGIMSPVIPALIAAGFLTCLLLVLNLCGLPTDNSTYVILNNLAQTVFYFLPVFVAYTSAKKFDTEPVLAMVLACWLLYPDWVTMASAGGWTSYFGIPTLLTTYNGAVLQIILSVWIMSLIDKQLKKYIPISARHFLKPFLLILFTSVITLTVTGPLGGLFTNYIAAFIEWVRTYASWAAVAIIIIFASTIGVLCPGFHLALIPIATASLATVGYDDLINIWFYCCTITPGFIALAVALKTKRNNLRQIAYPAALSALFGGISEPTTYGISYKMPIIYACSTATSIITSIYAGIVHLKCYGFGGYSLTNILLYLGPDNDTSNFIKALIGVGIMFICSFVFVFLAKWDDSVYDDEDDEEEFKIGPKVTICPPAKGEYVPMNEIKDPVFAKGTLGQCFAVEASEENIIAPISGVINSVAPTKHAITIKGDSGAEVMVHIGIESTRIEEGDISVFVKVGDKVKAGDTLAKLNMDAFTNKNMDKTIIAILLNSSAYNRFENDSQNARLIAEV; the protein is encoded by the coding sequence ATGAGTCAAAAATTGAATTTTAATCAAATGGCTACTCAGATTATTGAGAATTTAGGTGGCAAAGACAATTTATCAAATGTGAATCATTGTGCAACAAGATTAAGAGTTGTTGTGAATGATAGCAGTCTTGTTAAAGAAGGAGCATTAAAGAAAATTAACGGAGTTTTAGGCGTTGAATTTCGAGATGAACAGGTTCAAGTTATTGTTGGAGCGATTATCGAAGATTTATTCTTAGCAGTTGAAAAACAGGTAGGAACAACGTCACAATCAGGAGAAACAAAAAAAGATAAGAATATTGTTTCGATTTTCGCAAATTTCTTACAATTAATGGCGGGTATTATGAGTCCAGTTATTCCGGCATTAATTGCAGCTGGATTTTTAACTTGTTTGTTATTGGTTTTGAATTTATGTGGCTTACCAACAGACAATTCAACATATGTTATTTTAAATAATTTAGCACAGACAGTATTTTATTTCTTACCTGTATTTGTTGCTTACACTTCAGCTAAAAAATTTGATACTGAACCCGTGTTAGCAATGGTTTTAGCATGTTGGTTATTATATCCAGATTGGGTGACAATGGCATCTGCAGGTGGATGGACTTCTTATTTTGGTATACCAACGCTTTTAACAACATATAATGGTGCTGTATTGCAGATTATTTTATCAGTATGGATCATGTCATTGATTGATAAGCAATTAAAGAAATATATCCCTATATCAGCTAGACATTTCTTAAAACCATTTTTATTGATTTTATTTACATCTGTGATTACTTTAACAGTAACAGGACCATTAGGTGGTCTATTTACAAATTATATTGCTGCATTTATTGAATGGGTACGTACATATGCATCTTGGGCAGCAGTTGCTATTATTATCATTTTTGCATCAACAATTGGTGTATTATGTCCAGGTTTCCATTTAGCTTTAATTCCTATCGCAACAGCAAGTTTGGCTACTGTTGGATATGATGATTTAATTAACATTTGGTTCTATTGTTGTACAATTACGCCAGGTTTCATCGCTTTAGCAGTCGCATTAAAAACAAAGCGCAATAATTTAAGACAGATTGCTTATCCAGCTGCTTTATCAGCTTTATTTGGAGGTATTTCAGAACCAACAACATATGGTATTTCATATAAAATGCCAATCATTTATGCTTGCTCAACGGCAACATCTATTATTACATCTATTTATGCAGGTATTGTCCATTTAAAATGCTATGGTTTTGGTGGCTATTCACTTACAAATATCTTATTATATTTAGGACCAGATAATGATACATCAAACTTCATTAAAGCATTAATTGGTGTTGGTATTATGTTTATATGCTCATTCGTCTTTGTATTTTTAGCAAAATGGGATGATTCAGTTTATGATGATGAAGATGATGAAGAAGAATTCAAAATTGGACCTAAAGTGACAATTTGTCCACCGGCAAAAGGTGAATATGTTCCTATGAATGAAATTAAAGATCCTGTATTTGCAAAAGGTACATTAGGACAATGCTTTGCAGTTGAAGCAAGTGAAGAAAATATTATAGCACCAATTAGTGGTGTCATTAACTCAGTAGCACCAACAAAACATGCAATTACTATTAAAGGAGATAGTGGTGCAGAAGTTATGGTGCATATCGGTATTGAATCTACAAGAATCGAAGAAGGAGATATTTCTGTATTCGTTAAGGTTGGCGATAAAGTTAAAGCTGGTGATACATTAGCAAAATTAAATATGGATGCATTTACAAATAAGAATATGGATAAAACAATTATTGCGATTTTATTAAATAGTAGTGCATATAATCGTTTTGAAAATGATTCTCAAAATGCTAGATTGATTGCAGAGGTGTGA
- a CDS encoding transposase: MSYFTTDLYETKREIVNFSNKLSDSLDKPAAKFVMDMMFGLARSQSVLLSDIARALDENIKLNYTIDRLSNHLAQFDDEAMNQMKSNYNDMVIKHLSEDRIILLDNSEIIKKYGRKFEDLCMVRDASSLKDDIYPGYHVCEATALTQDQHHPISLYSHIYSTESEGFRSMNDETIKSIKYVKSLIPERCTFVCDRGYDANVFYDYFIDENHNADNFIIRLKENRTLLFKGKPKKVGEIAKRRKGKIKMNMYFSKEDSEVYVSHTRVELPSQKGRILNLVIVYGLSEEKPMMLLTNREIRNKRDVHKIVRAYMSRWRIEEKFRFKKNQYGFENIRVRTMKSINVLNTILMMHIGHITLLAEKVDKKLLVIKMIERSKSLKGKRYYWCYQISKGIQEILKYAQKGIKEFQNIREKQEYRQLQLKL; encoded by the coding sequence ATGAGTTATTTTACCACAGATCTATATGAAACGAAAAGAGAAATTGTCAATTTTTCTAATAAATTATCAGACAGTCTTGATAAACCTGCTGCCAAGTTTGTCATGGACATGATGTTTGGTCTTGCAAGAAGTCAAAGTGTTCTACTTAGCGATATTGCCAGAGCTCTTGATGAAAATATCAAGCTCAATTATACAATTGACAGATTATCCAATCATTTGGCTCAATTTGATGATGAAGCAATGAACCAAATGAAATCCAATTATAATGATATGGTTATCAAGCATCTTAGCGAAGACAGGATCATTTTACTTGATAACAGTGAAATCATCAAAAAATATGGAAGAAAATTTGAAGATCTTTGTATGGTCAGGGATGCTTCCTCACTTAAGGATGACATTTATCCTGGATACCATGTATGTGAGGCAACTGCCCTCACACAGGATCAACATCATCCAATATCTTTGTATAGCCATATCTATTCAACTGAAAGTGAAGGATTCAGGTCAATGAACGATGAAACAATAAAGAGCATAAAATATGTCAAATCTCTCATTCCTGAAAGATGTACATTTGTATGTGACAGAGGATATGATGCCAATGTATTTTATGATTACTTCATAGATGAAAATCATAATGCAGATAATTTCATCATCAGACTCAAAGAAAATAGAACGTTATTGTTTAAAGGGAAGCCAAAGAAAGTAGGAGAAATCGCCAAAAGAAGAAAAGGCAAGATTAAGATGAACATGTATTTTTCTAAGGAAGATAGTGAAGTCTATGTATCACATACGAGAGTGGAACTGCCATCACAAAAGGGAAGGATATTAAATCTAGTCATTGTGTATGGATTAAGTGAAGAAAAACCGATGATGCTTTTAACGAATAGAGAGATCAGGAATAAAAGAGATGTGCATAAGATAGTGAGGGCATATATGTCAAGGTGGCGAATCGAGGAGAAATTCAGATTCAAAAAGAATCAGTATGGTTTTGAAAATATAAGAGTAAGGACAATGAAATCAATAAATGTATTGAATACGATATTGATGATGCATATAGGGCATATAACACTGTTGGCAGAGAAAGTAGACAAGAAATTACTGGTCATAAAGATGATAGAGAGAAGCAAATCGCTTAAAGGAAAGAGATATTACTGGTGCTATCAGATCAGTAAAGGGATACAGGAAATATTAAAATATGCACAAAAGGGAATCAAGGAGTTTCAAAATATAAGAGAGAAGCAGGAATACAGGCAGCTGCAACTGAAACTATAA
- the nagA gene encoding N-acetylglucosamine-6-phosphate deacetylase, whose amino-acid sequence MLIKSKKVYIADRFVPAIIEIEKDKIVNILQYDDSHVDKDYGNKRIVPGFIDIHTHGAYGFDTNSGQENGLKEWQQHLAKEGVTSFLPTTVTASKDELIKALKNIAKVKKENSQGADILGIHLEGPYIDKKYHGAQPIQAVVQPTIEEFQEYQNAADGLIKIMTMAIEHDKNFSLTKYCASNGIVVSIGHSSATLEQVTFAIANGAKSVTHTFNGMSPFNHRENGVVGGALRCDSLYSEIICDCNHVTPEAIQVFFRSKSKEKAIMVTDSLMCKGYEVGKKFQFANLEVEIYSDGSAHLVKEGNFAGSTLKMNEGLKKLVTEAMVPFDVALQSCTSNPARLLNVDNQKGSLVVGYDADIVVLEDDYSVMETYCKGVPQLKKG is encoded by the coding sequence ATGCTTATCAAAAGTAAGAAAGTATATATAGCGGATCGATTTGTGCCCGCTATTATTGAAATTGAAAAAGATAAAATTGTTAATATTTTACAATATGATGATAGTCATGTAGATAAAGACTATGGAAACAAAAGAATAGTTCCTGGATTTATTGATATTCATACACATGGAGCATATGGCTTTGATACAAATAGTGGTCAAGAAAATGGTTTGAAAGAATGGCAACAACATTTAGCCAAAGAAGGGGTAACATCATTTTTACCTACCACTGTTACAGCATCCAAAGATGAATTAATAAAAGCGTTAAAGAATATTGCGAAAGTAAAAAAAGAGAATTCTCAAGGTGCGGATATATTAGGAATTCATTTGGAAGGTCCTTATATTGATAAAAAATATCACGGAGCACAACCTATTCAGGCAGTTGTTCAGCCTACTATTGAAGAATTTCAAGAATATCAAAATGCAGCTGATGGTTTAATAAAAATCATGACTATGGCAATAGAACATGATAAAAATTTTTCATTAACGAAATATTGTGCATCTAATGGCATTGTTGTTTCAATTGGCCATAGTTCGGCAACATTAGAACAAGTAACTTTTGCAATCGCAAATGGTGCAAAATCAGTTACACATACTTTTAATGGAATGAGTCCATTTAATCATCGTGAAAATGGTGTTGTTGGTGGGGCATTAAGATGTGATTCATTATACAGTGAGATTATATGTGATTGTAATCATGTTACACCTGAAGCTATTCAAGTATTTTTCCGTTCAAAAAGTAAAGAAAAAGCCATTATGGTTACTGATTCTTTAATGTGTAAGGGATATGAGGTAGGAAAAAAATTTCAATTTGCTAATCTTGAAGTAGAAATTTATTCAGATGGAAGTGCTCATCTAGTTAAAGAAGGGAATTTTGCAGGTAGTACATTAAAAATGAATGAAGGATTAAAAAAACTAGTTACAGAAGCAATGGTTCCTTTTGATGTCGCACTTCAATCATGTACTTCAAATCCTGCTAGATTACTTAATGTTGATAACCAAAAAGGTAGTTTAGTGGTTGGTTATGATGCTGATATTGTTGTTTTAGAAGATGACTATTCTGTTATGGAAACATATTGTAAAGGTGTTCCGCAATTAAAGAAAGGTTAA
- a CDS encoding 1-phosphofructokinase family hexose kinase, producing the protein MIYTFTFNPSIDHFIEVNKPILMDTEVNRSSKEIFKVGGKGINVSKTLNELGIDSTAVILSGGFTGQFICNEIDKMKCVKRKSFQVTENNRINVKLQTEKQTFCINGQGPTISKEIQNKILDYLKTITRNDWILICGSLAKNMNVQFLLEMAKIVHDRKAKFIIDMELEIETLKKLKPYLIKPNFYEFENLIQKSLADEKELKESLQLVIESGVDNILLSMGKKGAIFANKEHFYQLSQNQMKAVHSVGPGDAMLAAFIGKLYSGESIEEALKWGGAAGSAVVSGYKDIDISTIQKFFNQVKVKKI; encoded by the coding sequence ATGATATACACATTCACATTTAATCCATCCATTGACCATTTTATAGAAGTCAATAAACCAATTTTGATGGATACAGAAGTCAATCGATCAAGTAAAGAAATATTTAAAGTAGGTGGTAAAGGAATTAATGTGTCGAAGACTCTCAATGAATTAGGAATTGATTCTACAGCAGTTATTTTATCTGGTGGATTTACAGGTCAATTTATTTGTAATGAAATAGATAAAATGAAGTGTGTCAAACGAAAAAGCTTTCAAGTTACAGAGAATAACAGAATCAATGTGAAACTTCAAACAGAAAAACAAACATTTTGTATTAATGGGCAAGGTCCAACAATTAGTAAAGAAATTCAAAATAAGATTCTTGACTATTTAAAAACAATTACAAGGAATGATTGGATATTGATTTGTGGAAGTTTAGCTAAAAATATGAATGTTCAGTTTCTATTAGAAATGGCTAAAATCGTTCATGATAGAAAAGCTAAATTTATTATTGATATGGAACTTGAAATAGAAACTTTAAAAAAGTTAAAACCATATTTAATTAAGCCTAATTTCTATGAATTTGAGAATTTAATTCAAAAGTCTTTAGCAGATGAAAAAGAACTCAAAGAAAGTTTACAATTGGTAATAGAAAGTGGAGTAGATAACATATTGCTTTCTATGGGAAAGAAAGGTGCAATATTTGCTAATAAAGAACATTTTTATCAATTATCACAAAATCAGATGAAAGCAGTGCATTCTGTAGGGCCTGGGGATGCTATGCTGGCTGCCTTCATAGGAAAGCTATACTCAGGAGAAAGTATAGAAGAAGCACTTAAATGGGGTGGAGCAGCGGGAAGTGCTGTTGTTTCAGGATATAAAGATATTGATATATCTACAATTCAAAAGTTTTTTAATCAAGTGAAAGTGAAAAAAATTTAG
- a CDS encoding MATE family efflux transporter, with protein MGAAGAALATLISNCISCLYFIILLIMKKDKTSIRLHPKYLLSLNKKIVYEICNVGIPASIQNLLNVTTVTVMNNFVSGYDASAIAAVGIVQKIYMIPLQIATGGTQGIMPLISYSYTSKNKQRFKETIYFTAKLMIPSMCIIAVLCWFFSAQLTRLFIDQEQIIFYGTLFLRGYSASMSFMLVDFMAIGVFQSVGMGKNHFGLQF; from the coding sequence ATGGGAGCGGCTGGAGCAGCTTTAGCAACTTTGATTTCTAATTGTATTTCGTGTTTGTATTTTATAATTTTATTAATCATGAAAAAAGATAAAACATCAATACGATTACATCCAAAATATCTTCTATCTTTAAATAAAAAAATTGTTTATGAAATTTGTAATGTTGGAATACCAGCATCTATTCAAAACCTTTTAAATGTTACGACTGTGACAGTCATGAATAATTTTGTTTCTGGATATGATGCATCAGCCATAGCAGCTGTGGGAATTGTACAGAAAATATATATGATACCGTTGCAAATAGCAACAGGTGGAACTCAGGGAATTATGCCACTTATTAGTTATTCATATACGAGTAAAAATAAACAGCGTTTTAAAGAAACAATTTATTTTACTGCTAAATTAATGATTCCAAGTATGTGTATCATTGCAGTATTATGCTGGTTTTTCTCAGCTCAATTAACGAGATTATTTATAGATCAAGAACAAATTATTTTTTATGGAACTTTATTTTTACGTGGATACAGTGCATCGATGTCTTTTATGCTTGTAGATTTTATGGCAATAGGTGTTTTTCAAAGTGTTGGAATGGGAAAAAATCACTTTGGTTTGCAATTTTGA
- a CDS encoding alpha/beta hydrolase produces MRKYDKNLVSQIKVKEYIKSVDGIDILMKPVPDDEREHVLDPRVLEIVKQKKTMFAKRSQKGFRLSQERYRPDKVTYDLTTVDIDIEERLIPINNDHMIDIYIYQRTDDEGLRPAMIYLHGGGWTAGDMRLYANQMKYIAELSHAVVIFPEYRLAPECPYPGPIDDAKGTIEYVVNHAEELRIDVNRLMVAGDSAGGGLTNSCLILDQKHDIKKAFEIYPAVDSRHYLEQKSYTWSYDAYPVIPEQEEYAKSRIDRIRKNMCGTEQDSLYLQGKTSFDNPVVSIVCASDEQLKGLPPVVVVASEYDFLRVSSDYFVKRLTELDKDVKSIRYLGCDHGFFDMLGTVVQAEDLCHLIAEEIKSMEL; encoded by the coding sequence ATGAGAAAATATGATAAAAATCTTGTTTCACAAATAAAAGTAAAAGAATATATCAAATCTGTTGATGGAATAGATATTTTAATGAAACCTGTTCCTGATGATGAAAGAGAACATGTTTTAGATCCTCGAGTTTTAGAAATTGTGAAACAGAAAAAAACAATGTTTGCGAAAAGAAGTCAAAAAGGTTTTCGATTATCTCAAGAACGTTATCGACCTGATAAAGTGACTTATGATTTAACAACAGTGGATATTGATATAGAAGAACGTCTTATACCTATTAATAATGATCATATGATTGATATTTATATCTATCAAAGAACAGATGATGAAGGCTTAAGACCGGCTATGATCTATCTTCATGGTGGAGGATGGACAGCAGGAGATATGAGATTATATGCAAATCAAATGAAATACATTGCCGAACTTTCACATGCTGTGGTTATTTTCCCAGAATATCGATTGGCACCCGAATGTCCGTATCCTGGTCCAATAGACGATGCTAAAGGAACGATTGAATATGTGGTTAATCATGCAGAAGAATTACGAATCGATGTAAATAGATTGATGGTTGCAGGTGATAGTGCTGGAGGCGGGCTAACAAATTCTTGTTTGATATTAGACCAAAAACATGATATTAAGAAAGCTTTTGAAATTTATCCAGCGGTTGATAGTCGTCATTATTTAGAACAAAAGTCTTATACTTGGTCATATGATGCATATCCAGTTATTCCAGAACAAGAAGAATACGCAAAAAGTCGTATTGATCGTATTCGTAAAAATATGTGTGGAACTGAGCAGGATAGTTTATATTTACAAGGAAAAACATCTTTTGACAATCCAGTTGTATCTATTGTGTGTGCTAGTGATGAACAATTAAAAGGATTGCCACCAGTAGTTGTTGTTGCATCAGAATATGATTTTTTAAGAGTATCAAGTGATTATTTTGTGAAAAGATTAACAGAGTTAGATAAAGATGTAAAATCTATTCGATATTTAGGTTGTGATCATGGTTTCTTTGATATGTTAGGGACAGTTGTACAAGCAGAAGATTTATGCCATTTGATTGCTGAAGAAATAAAAAGTATGGAATTATAA
- a CDS encoding MATE family efflux transporter, which yields MGNTNSELFEEMDISQAAIKVMIPTILGSLVMVLYSLADTYFVGLLNNKIQSAAVSLTSPLLISFKIVNNLFGIGASSLMSRGLGKKIIKLLKRVLLLEYMVLLF from the coding sequence ATGGGAAATACAAATTCTGAACTTTTTGAAGAAATGGATATATCTCAGGCAGCAATTAAAGTTATGATTCCAACAATTTTAGGTTCTTTGGTGATGGTGTTATATAGTTTGGCTGATACATATTTTGTAGGTTTACTTAATAATAAAATCCAAAGTGCTGCTGTATCATTAACATCTCCTCTTTTAATATCTTTTAAGATTGTGAATAATTTGTTTGGTATCGGTGCTTCAAGTTTGATGAGTAGAGGTTTAGGAAAAAAGATTATCAAATTGTTAAAACGAGTGCTTCTTTTGGAATATATGGTTCTATTATTTTAG
- a CDS encoding Nif3-like dinuclear metal center hexameric protein → MNEQTTRDQILFGDVEDECTGIITCIYASVDVIKQAIEKNVNLIIAHESLFWNHGDHTDWLIDNKTYQMKKKMLQDNYITVWRNHDYIHAGILCHGKRVDGIFYGLLKMFGWEKYIDRDIGFPLIIDVPKISTKEFINELMEKLGLNGLKCFGNIDGYTKRIYIPMHITGNDNDKITIVDKENIDTIISMECIDYTLGIYIKDTAMLNIDKCILAVGHFNLEEPGMKWYGEEYLPTILPKSLPIYFIKVSDMYQFQINKGAK, encoded by the coding sequence ATTAATGAGCAAACAACACGTGATCAAATTCTTTTTGGCGATGTAGAAGATGAGTGTACAGGTATTATAACATGTATATATGCAAGTGTTGATGTGATTAAACAAGCTATTGAAAAAAACGTCAATTTAATTATAGCCCACGAGTCATTATTTTGGAATCATGGAGATCATACAGATTGGTTGATAGACAACAAAACATATCAAATGAAAAAGAAAATGTTACAGGATAATTATATTACTGTTTGGCGTAATCATGATTATATCCATGCAGGGATTCTTTGTCATGGAAAACGTGTGGATGGCATTTTCTATGGCCTATTAAAGATGTTTGGATGGGAAAAATACATTGATAGAGATATTGGATTTCCATTGATTATTGATGTTCCTAAAATATCAACAAAAGAGTTTATTAATGAGTTGATGGAAAAACTTGGTTTGAATGGACTCAAATGTTTTGGAAATATTGATGGTTATACAAAAAGAATATATATTCCTATGCATATTACTGGAAACGATAATGATAAAATTACAATTGTAGATAAAGAAAATATTGATACTATTATATCTATGGAATGTATTGATTATACGCTTGGCATTTATATTAAAGATACAGCAATGTTAAATATTGATAAATGTATTTTAGCAGTAGGACATTTTAATTTAGAAGAACCTGGTATGAAATGGTATGGTGAGGAATACTTGCCAACAATTTTACCAAAATCATTACCAATTTATTTCATAAAAGTTTCTGATATGTATCAGTTTCAAATAAATAAAGGTGCTAAGTAA
- a CDS encoding DeoR/GlpR family DNA-binding transcription regulator — MAKQQRWAKILELCEKNDAVYVQNLVDILHVSEATIRRDLQQMEDLSLVSRFHGGVRTNNKGNNEPPMLYKAETNYEQKKMIARLAARQIKDNQMIFIDAGSSTLEMLKYITAKNITVVTIGIPHIQKLIERKIRTISLGGTVRFTTEAITGNQTLQQLSELYFDITFLGVNGIHVKGGLTTTNEQEAAVKSKVIEHSQKTFILADHSKFNRLYPVKFGNLDDVTVICYSIENFDSSLIKHICVK, encoded by the coding sequence ATGGCAAAGCAACAAAGATGGGCTAAAATTTTAGAATTATGTGAAAAAAATGATGCAGTTTATGTACAAAATCTCGTTGATATTTTACATGTATCTGAAGCAACAATTAGACGTGATTTACAACAAATGGAAGATTTATCTCTTGTTTCTCGTTTTCATGGAGGTGTAAGAACTAATAATAAAGGAAATAATGAACCCCCTATGTTATATAAAGCTGAAACAAATTATGAACAGAAAAAAATGATTGCTAGACTTGCAGCTAGACAAATCAAGGATAATCAAATGATTTTTATTGATGCGGGAAGTTCTACATTAGAAATGTTAAAGTATATTACAGCTAAAAATATCACTGTTGTCACAATAGGAATTCCCCATATTCAAAAGCTTATAGAACGAAAAATCAGAACCATTTCTTTAGGTGGTACTGTTCGTTTTACAACAGAGGCTATTACTGGTAATCAGACACTTCAACAGTTAAGTGAACTCTATTTTGATATCACTTTTTTAGGTGTAAATGGTATTCATGTCAAAGGTGGCCTAACAACAACCAACGAACAAGAAGCAGCTGTGAAAAGCAAAGTTATTGAGCATAGTCAAAAAACTTTTATTTTAGCTGATCATTCTAAATTCAATAGATTATACCCTGTGAAATTCGGTAATTTGGATGATGTCACGGTTATTTGTTATAGTATAGAAAATTTTGATTCATCACTCATTAAACATATCTGTGTAAAATAA
- a CDS encoding MupG family TIM beta-alpha barrel fold protein has protein sequence MTELGVLAYPDLSPMEKIKEYLQLASRYGFTRVSSSMLSVEGTNEEIINYFKEFNKIAHEFGMKVSLDVNTNFLKRMNQSYDDISLFNEIKCDIIRLDGSYGAENDYIMIQNPYGIKIEMNATSSKVAQEIEYFYGKGVAKDKILLGHNAYPQRYTGLKWNDFLTKNQQLKKYGYKIAAIVSSNAPNTHGIWNAEDGLPTVERLRDLPIDLQTRIILATGDVDDILIGNAYASEAELKAIAEVVKPPKEFEDSPVYAQIKAYGPILPKFGPCKRLKVILEDDITEIERENLLDLVPQLDNGDSSEWIWRSRSGRLINKNRDIPPRKYVGEYFPVGSVVIVNDVNKHYSGEIQIVKIPIKNDGKRNLIAKLATYEDQMLELINNEDLVEFLEYYEY, from the coding sequence ATGACAGAATTAGGAGTTTTAGCTTATCCGGATTTAAGTCCGATGGAAAAAATAAAAGAATACTTGCAGTTAGCATCTCGATACGGATTTACAAGAGTATCTTCTAGTATGCTTTCTGTTGAGGGTACGAATGAAGAAATCATCAATTATTTTAAAGAGTTTAATAAGATTGCTCATGAATTTGGAATGAAAGTTTCTTTGGACGTGAATACAAATTTTTTAAAACGTATGAATCAATCTTATGATGATATATCTTTGTTTAATGAAATAAAATGTGACATTATTCGTTTAGATGGTTCATATGGTGCTGAAAATGATTATATAATGATTCAAAATCCTTATGGAATTAAAATTGAAATGAATGCAACTTCATCTAAAGTTGCGCAGGAAATCGAGTATTTTTATGGAAAAGGTGTAGCAAAAGATAAAATTTTATTAGGACATAATGCCTATCCACAACGTTATACGGGTTTAAAATGGAATGATTTTTTAACAAAAAATCAGCAATTAAAGAAATATGGATATAAAATTGCTGCAATTGTAAGCTCTAATGCCCCAAATACTCATGGAATTTGGAATGCAGAAGATGGACTTCCTACTGTTGAAAGATTACGAGATTTACCAATTGATTTACAAACAAGAATTATTTTAGCAACAGGAGATGTAGACGATATTTTAATTGGTAATGCATATGCTTCAGAAGCAGAATTAAAAGCTATTGCAGAAGTGGTTAAACCACCTAAAGAATTTGAAGATTCACCTGTCTATGCCCAAATTAAGGCATATGGACCAATACTACCAAAATTTGGACCTTGCAAAAGATTGAAAGTTATTCTTGAAGATGACATTACAGAAATTGAAAGAGAGAATCTATTAGATTTAGTACCACAGCTAGATAATGGTGATTCATCAGAATGGATATGGCGTTCAAGAAGTGGTAGATTAATTAATAAAAATAGAGATATTCCTCCTCGAAAATATGTTGGAGAATACTTTCCAGTAGGAAGTGTTGTGATTGTTAATGATGTGAATAAACATTATTCTGGAGAAATTCAAATTGTAAAGATTCCAATAAAAAATGATGGTAAAAGAAATTTGATTGCTAAACTTGCTACTTATGAAGATCAAATGTTAGAGTTGATTAATAATGAAGATTTGGTTGAATTTCTTGAATATTATGAATACTAA